A region from the Hypanus sabinus isolate sHypSab1 chromosome 22, sHypSab1.hap1, whole genome shotgun sequence genome encodes:
- the LOC132379627 gene encoding L-seryl-tRNA(Sec) kinase-like, with the protein MRAGCVCLLAGLPAAGKTTLARLLPKLLQPRSESIVLCYDDVIPGEAFLATTEAGSDSSTGTSSFWKLYRHKLLVYIECLIQAINGNGHLCLSGNEHDLMWECFIQSLKQQQIISGETQHGVQQYTICIKHSKPLVIILDDNFYYQSMRYEVYQMVRRNSIGFLQLFLDCPVELCLKRNHERGSLVNDETIVLMSAKIQLPDPEKNSWEKNSIILKNSKNIMEDEMQKLFELLDSSLENPEKPLEENIEQKERDRAICAANVLHQVDQAFRRLVSQTMKTAKAKNLTKCNLKLLSEELNKLKTVLLEDLRHLISKGNPIKPCDVDGIVQVSAHEFDQRKEEILRNFLKSLS; encoded by the exons ATGCGGGCCGGCTGTGTGTGTCTGCTGGCCGGCCTCCCGGCTGCCGGGAAAACCACGCTCGCTCGCCTTCTGCCGAAGCTCCTGCAGCCGAGGTCCGAGTCGATCGTGTTGTGCTACGATGATGTGATTCCCGGGGAAGCTTTCCTGGCTACCACAGAGGCGGGCAGTGACAGCTCCACCGGAACG AGCTCATTTTGGAAATTGTACAGACATAAACTACTGGTATATATTGAATGCTTAATTCAAGCTATTAATGGGAATGGCCACCTTTGTCTTTCTGGCAATGAGCATGATTTAATGTGGGAATGCTTCATACAGTCACTGAAGCAACAGCAAATTATCTCTGGAGAAACCCAGCATGGAGTTCAGCAGTACACGATTTGCATCAAACATTCAAAGCCCTTGGTTATAATTTTGGATGACAACTTCTACTATCAGAGCATGAGATATGAAGTGTACCAGATGGTGAGGCGAA ATTCCATAGGCTTCTTGCAGCTGTTTCTGGACTGTCCGGTTGAACTATGCCTGAAGAGAAATCACGAGCGAGGTTCTTTAGTAAATGATGAAACAATAGTCCTAATGTCAGCAAAAATCCAACTGCCAGACCCTGAGAAGAATTCATGGGAAAAGAACAGTATTATACTgaaaaattcaaaaaatataaTGGAAGATGAAAT GCAAAAGCTATTTGAACTGCTTGATAGTTCGTTAGAAAATCCAGAGAAGCCATTAGAAGAAAATATTGAACAAAAG GAGAGAGATCGTGCCATTTGTGCAGCTAATGTTCTTCATCAAGTAGATCAAGCCTTCCGTCGTTTAGTATCTCAAACCATGAAAACTGCAAAAG CTAAGAACCTAACTAAGTGTAATTTGAAGTTGCTGTCTGAAGAACTGAACAAGCTTAAGACTGTGCTTTTGGAAGACCTCCGTCATCTGATCTCCAAGGGCAATCCTATAAAGCCTTGTGATGTTGATGGCATTGTCCAAGTGTCTGCACATGAATTTGATCAGAGAAAGGAAGAAATTCTGAGAAATTTTCTAAAATCTCTGAGTTAA